The proteins below come from a single Acidobacteriota bacterium genomic window:
- a CDS encoding TrbI/VirB10 family protein, translating into MPDWKQIVARPAGALPANLMNRAVAILAVVLVVVIVAATIGGGAGSEEDVPDPTQEMVDQGAVDADVEERLGSEVENQRRQAALQLAQTELDAQREAVREANINLLQPDPDPGQRILERLAGIAPEEEGDPQKSDVFSPEEAELRLKLHLESIERRQRSLLAAPVAHSVRVADADRPSAEPEHEARSRDRLDSLYDAISAAARQQQSPVDALLEAATEPQGGTLDVPLPDSNNLPTYERPERVIASDDPEGFHRIHEGSFVEAVLVTQLSGDFPSPVAAVVAVPFYSADRQTVLIPRGSRFIGTVQAVRDQNQSRLAVGFHRLVFPDGRWAALRFQGLNQIGEGALKDQVDRHYLSTFLAAGGVGLLSGLAAAGTNPYAGTQEQFQLGAARSFSETGMQIMDRFLNRLPTITIRAGHRLRVWFTADLLLPPQPIGADQ; encoded by the coding sequence GTGCCCGACTGGAAACAGATCGTCGCGAGGCCGGCCGGCGCACTGCCGGCCAACCTCATGAACCGCGCGGTTGCCATCCTCGCAGTGGTCCTCGTCGTCGTGATCGTCGCCGCCACCATTGGCGGCGGCGCCGGCAGCGAGGAAGACGTCCCCGATCCCACGCAGGAGATGGTCGACCAGGGCGCGGTCGACGCCGACGTCGAGGAACGCCTCGGCAGCGAGGTCGAGAACCAACGGCGGCAAGCCGCCTTGCAACTGGCACAGACAGAGCTTGATGCCCAGCGCGAGGCGGTTCGCGAGGCGAACATCAACCTCCTGCAGCCGGATCCGGATCCCGGCCAGAGGATCCTCGAACGCCTCGCCGGCATCGCTCCCGAGGAGGAGGGCGACCCCCAGAAGTCCGACGTATTCTCTCCCGAGGAGGCGGAGCTTCGCCTCAAGCTCCACCTTGAGTCCATCGAGCGGCGCCAACGCTCCCTGCTCGCCGCCCCCGTAGCCCACTCGGTCCGCGTCGCTGACGCGGACCGGCCGAGCGCCGAGCCCGAGCACGAAGCACGGTCCCGGGATCGCCTCGACAGCCTCTATGACGCCATCAGCGCCGCCGCGAGACAGCAACAGTCGCCCGTCGACGCCCTTCTCGAGGCCGCCACGGAGCCGCAAGGCGGCACCCTGGACGTTCCCCTCCCCGACTCCAACAATCTCCCTACCTACGAACGTCCGGAGCGCGTGATCGCCTCTGACGACCCGGAGGGCTTCCACCGCATTCACGAGGGCTCCTTCGTCGAAGCCGTCCTCGTCACCCAGCTAAGCGGGGACTTTCCAAGTCCCGTCGCGGCCGTCGTCGCTGTGCCTTTCTACAGCGCCGATCGCCAGACCGTCCTCATTCCCCGTGGCAGCCGCTTCATCGGCACCGTTCAGGCGGTCCGCGACCAGAACCAGAGTCGTCTCGCGGTCGGTTTCCACCGCCTGGTGTTCCCCGACGGCCGTTGGGCCGCTCTCCGTTTCCAGGGCCTCAACCAGATCGGCGAAGGCGCGCTCAAGGACCAGGTCGACCGGCACTACCTGAGCACCTTCCTCGCCGCCGGCGGCGTCGGCTTGTTGAGCGGCCTTGCGGCCGCCGGCACCAATCCCTACGCCGGCACGCAGGAGCAGTTCCAGCTAGGTGCCGCACGGAGCTTCTCGGAAACCGGAATGCAGATCATGGACCGCTTCCTCAACCGGTTGCCCACCATCACCATCCGCGCCGGCCACCGCCTGCGGGTCTGGTTCACCGCGGACCTTCTCCTTCCACCCCAACCCATAGGAGCCGACCAATGA
- a CDS encoding ATPase, T2SS/T4P/T4SS family → MTDSLATLKTFLPGLEALLEDPEVTEIMINGPGNAWAERAGAGLEQVEAPQLDDGALRRAAISIARPLGLDPKTDPALDARLPDGSRVAITTPPAAPHVAITIRRFGNRSFSVQDLVDNGSLTPAILDAAKDALRNRQNILVSGGTGSGKTTLLNALIELLPHHERIVSIEDTLELRIEQANTVRFEARELGEGSLTIRDLVKHSLRHRPDHIVVGEVRGQEAADLLQALNTGHGGSLTTVHANNARAALSRLASCAMQAGELPWEVVCRSVVDGISLVLHMTRLKGRRYVEDALLLHGWQAEDNAWITDQVPARSHHSPLSET, encoded by the coding sequence ATGACCGACAGCCTCGCCACCCTCAAGACCTTCCTACCCGGCCTCGAAGCACTCCTCGAGGATCCGGAAGTCACCGAGATCATGATCAACGGCCCCGGCAACGCCTGGGCCGAGCGCGCCGGCGCCGGCCTCGAACAGGTCGAAGCGCCCCAGCTTGACGACGGGGCGCTCCGCAGAGCGGCCATCAGCATCGCCCGACCCCTGGGCCTCGATCCCAAGACCGACCCGGCCCTGGACGCCCGCCTCCCGGACGGCTCCCGAGTCGCCATCACCACGCCGCCCGCCGCGCCGCACGTCGCCATCACCATCCGCCGCTTCGGCAACCGCTCCTTTTCGGTGCAGGACCTGGTCGACAACGGCAGCCTCACTCCGGCCATCCTTGACGCCGCCAAGGACGCCCTCCGCAACCGCCAGAACATCCTCGTAAGCGGCGGTACCGGTAGCGGCAAGACCACTCTTCTCAATGCTCTCATCGAGCTGCTGCCGCACCACGAGCGCATCGTCTCCATCGAAGACACCCTCGAACTCCGCATCGAGCAAGCCAACACCGTCCGCTTCGAAGCCCGCGAGCTCGGCGAGGGCTCCCTCACCATCAGGGACCTGGTGAAGCACTCGCTCCGCCACCGACCCGATCACATCGTGGTCGGAGAAGTTCGTGGTCAGGAAGCCGCCGACCTCCTCCAGGCCCTCAACACGGGCCACGGCGGCTCCCTGACCACCGTTCACGCGAACAACGCCCGCGCCGCGCTCTCACGCCTGGCCAGCTGCGCCATGCAGGCCGGTGAACTCCCCTGGGAAGTCGTGTGCCGGAGCGTCGTCGACGGCATCTCCCTCGTCCTCCACATGACGCGCCTCAAGGGCCGGCGCTACGTGGAGGACGCCCTTCTCCTCCACGGTTGGCAAGCCGAGGATAACGCCTGGATCACCGACCAGGTCCCGGCGCGGTCGCATCACTCTCCCTTGTCTGAAACCTAG
- a CDS encoding TraM recognition domain-containing protein, whose amino-acid sequence MTTPNGSAAAAPPRLMGRLLWPTAVGVGVLLLTLRFAAWPTPGSVAWLDSLALRTDLDFAVLRAAWWATLAAALIVAADLVPAAVRRVLDRGGRVAGAGVHRRLGRLLRGLRGILTLRLLAALAAGFGALRWAGQVRPFPAIGDDPLLDFILYHDPAAHALFRAWHQAAPGVLAFGGVLLLSGAARVWLGSRTESASRGRGVLPAWPASTDDQAPSLVLGELHHPIEPREASRPRWLRIPERGLYTGVAVFGAVGTGKTSGLMRPAAEQLFSWQAHDPQRRAAGLVLEVKGDFCHDIRQLLADNDREDDYVEIALGGRWQWNPLDSDMDSYSLAYTLANLLNQLFGKSKDPFWQQASTNLVRWIIELHRVFPDPWVTLRDVYRLTIDAQAFQTKITVARTLCNPSASEPRIRIGAQDIGHAELPEGTFKPDRGGYIAAGSAELTERLDQLGVRWEPVAPRAAPPNDRLARLEAVNRWYQNDWLTLDNKLRSSIVENISVFLSIFDLPDIARLFAPPSPLETPATNAPNLPWTPGETVQTAPETEPSDADRDEQATETDGRVAGGTLAPLPPLADLIEGGKVVALNMPAGANPALARAIGVLLKNAWLQTLLKRPAQMKRDPDRYFRPAVFLCDEYQSFATVGEDDPSGDEKSFALTRQCKCIPIVATQSIASLRSVLAGNDAWRTLLQTLRTRIFLTLSDDSSADLASNMCGKVARLSPSYSFSESSKPGFSLVAARPGGGQGGSLGASKTYREQREPMFHPRTFTLLQNYQAIALPYDGSRSLPATRLYLKPHYLPHDRSYWRQRDAGEI is encoded by the coding sequence ATGACGACCCCGAACGGATCGGCGGCCGCGGCTCCGCCGCGTCTGATGGGCCGCCTACTCTGGCCGACTGCCGTAGGCGTCGGCGTTCTACTCTTGACGCTCCGCTTCGCCGCCTGGCCAACCCCTGGAAGCGTCGCCTGGCTCGACTCTCTCGCTTTACGAACCGACCTCGACTTCGCGGTGCTGCGCGCGGCCTGGTGGGCCACCCTCGCGGCCGCGCTCATCGTCGCGGCCGACCTGGTCCCCGCCGCGGTCCGCCGCGTTCTCGATCGCGGCGGCCGCGTCGCCGGCGCCGGTGTTCACCGCCGTCTCGGCCGACTCCTCCGTGGGCTGCGGGGCATCCTCACGCTCCGCCTGCTCGCCGCCCTGGCGGCCGGCTTCGGAGCGCTCCGGTGGGCCGGCCAGGTCCGGCCCTTCCCGGCTATCGGCGACGACCCGCTCCTCGATTTCATCCTGTACCACGACCCGGCCGCCCATGCCCTCTTCCGCGCCTGGCATCAGGCCGCTCCCGGCGTCCTCGCCTTTGGAGGGGTCCTTCTCCTCTCCGGCGCGGCCCGAGTCTGGCTCGGCTCCCGCACCGAGTCCGCCAGCCGCGGCCGCGGCGTCCTTCCCGCCTGGCCGGCATCCACCGACGACCAAGCTCCCTCCCTCGTCTTGGGTGAACTCCATCACCCGATCGAGCCCAGGGAGGCCAGTCGGCCGCGGTGGCTCAGGATCCCCGAGCGCGGTCTCTATACCGGAGTCGCCGTCTTCGGCGCCGTCGGTACCGGGAAGACCAGCGGCCTCATGCGCCCCGCCGCCGAGCAGCTCTTCTCCTGGCAAGCCCACGACCCGCAACGGCGCGCCGCGGGCCTCGTCCTCGAGGTCAAGGGCGACTTCTGCCACGACATCCGCCAGCTCCTCGCCGACAACGACCGCGAGGACGACTACGTCGAAATCGCCCTGGGCGGCCGCTGGCAGTGGAACCCCCTCGACTCCGACATGGACAGCTACAGCCTTGCCTACACCCTGGCCAACCTCCTCAACCAACTCTTCGGCAAGTCCAAGGACCCCTTCTGGCAGCAGGCGTCCACCAACCTCGTCCGGTGGATCATCGAACTCCACCGAGTCTTCCCCGATCCCTGGGTCACCCTCCGCGACGTCTATCGACTCACGATCGACGCTCAAGCCTTCCAGACGAAGATCACCGTCGCCCGGACCCTCTGCAACCCTTCGGCTTCCGAGCCCCGGATCCGGATCGGCGCTCAGGACATCGGCCACGCCGAACTTCCCGAAGGAACCTTCAAGCCCGACCGCGGCGGCTACATAGCCGCCGGCAGCGCCGAGCTCACGGAGCGCCTTGACCAGCTCGGCGTCCGCTGGGAGCCCGTGGCCCCGCGGGCCGCACCGCCGAACGACCGCCTGGCCAGGCTGGAAGCCGTCAACCGGTGGTACCAGAACGACTGGCTGACCCTCGACAACAAACTCCGCAGCTCCATCGTCGAGAACATCAGCGTCTTCCTCTCCATCTTCGACCTGCCCGACATCGCCAGGCTCTTCGCCCCGCCGTCTCCACTCGAAACCCCGGCCACGAACGCCCCTAATCTGCCCTGGACCCCCGGGGAAACGGTGCAAACAGCCCCCGAAACGGAGCCTTCTGACGCCGATCGCGACGAACAGGCCACCGAAACGGACGGCCGCGTCGCTGGCGGAACGCTCGCGCCGCTGCCGCCCCTGGCCGACCTCATCGAGGGAGGCAAGGTGGTCGCCCTCAACATGCCCGCGGGCGCCAATCCCGCTCTCGCGCGAGCCATCGGCGTCCTCCTCAAGAACGCCTGGCTCCAGACCCTGCTGAAGAGGCCGGCCCAGATGAAGCGCGATCCCGATCGCTACTTCCGGCCGGCCGTCTTCCTCTGCGACGAGTACCAGAGCTTCGCCACCGTCGGCGAGGACGATCCCTCAGGCGACGAGAAGTCCTTCGCCCTCACGCGCCAGTGCAAGTGCATTCCCATCGTCGCCACCCAGTCCATCGCCTCGCTGCGCTCCGTCCTCGCCGGCAACGACGCCTGGCGCACCCTCCTGCAGACGCTTCGCACCCGCATCTTCCTCACCCTCAGCGACGACAGCAGCGCCGATCTCGCCTCCAACATGTGCGGCAAGGTCGCCCGGCTCTCCCCCTCCTACTCCTTCTCCGAGTCGAGCAAGCCCGGCTTCTCCCTCGTCGCCGCCCGTCCGGGCGGCGGTCAGGGCGGCAGCCTGGGCGCCAGCAAGACCTACCGCGAGCAGCGCGAGCCCATGTTCCACCCGCGCACCTTCACGCTCCTCCAGAACTACCAGGCGATCGCCCTGCCCTACGACGGCTCGCGGTCCCTGCCCGCCACCAGGCTCTACCTCAAGCCGCACTACCTCCCGCACGACCGCTCCTACTGGCGGCAGCGCGACGCCGGCGAGATCTGA
- a CDS encoding SwmB domain-containing protein: MDVQAATAASLFTLSGTSAVVTGDPNFNGTYDTLSLNLSPVVQTTDTPTLSYAPKTSGVTYFGWTAENADLPTFNPDTKALLRDRAAGNALPKFTRPLVRENGTDTTAPTVVSAKAEGSVLTLKFTEDLDRSAAPDKSRFTLTKTGVTAPTVTAVTFGSDDSTVLNLALSRLVSTADAGTTLAYTKGTDSNPLKDTAATANEVANFSGQSITFGDTTAPTILDLGVIGTKLTIQFSEELDTTTAPAASRFTMSGTPVTTVDAVAFKDGDASSLVLTISPAFTASTGDTAGVSYTPGTEANPLRDPIGNKVAAFGETAYNLTGRPNLASAVVDGTLLTLTFTEDLRTGLAAPAVAAFTLSGPAITRSVTAATFKSGDAKSVELTVSPAIEETDTWITLEYNPSYAVRALANTENKGVEWFERRVFNETDNTVPTLSFGTVNGTLLTLTFSEDLDTTTAPAASRFTVVGTESSTTVTAVKFKTDDATSVELTLSPAVTRSDSVFVSYVPGDDANPLQDDAATPNKVAQILAARTRNLTPPTASIASDGDVTAGSPATFTLTVTPAPTSAISVLYDVTQTGGVATPVRSHLSVETSGSATVSVPTNAGTTGSVTATVEAGNDYTVSSTAGSATVNVTAATTPPDPTPDPTPDPTPDPTPPPPGQDLEPAGATASGASVTLDFGQSLDTTSVPDPGDFTVTSTSPSVASASSSPNEPVSVAASQTVEHTVTAVHIRGSSVLLTVSPLIRAGDSVTVTYTKGAIPLRTEAGTEADDFSFTIPGGARPAPAACASHVTPYWHGTGGFAVRPIDGRSAIVSIECGRYRHSFREYAGEDGLIVRGIGPVCVAEDGRPTAGELTFEGIDGDGWHWVNGDRNVAVAPLVCDAQLSPQLRPLVPGGVTARPSGNELFDWSILGRLRGTLMEHDATGFIGIVPHLKDLEGEGEHVAPFWKGGGGIVGRAANGEWAAAHLVCGEDDPESLALRAGEDGLIAVLVPGCFDADGEAVQGRLETIGLADGAWYWLKIGRVPAVAPLVRPRPGVNLTTPVLPAGVEAEEGPLGTLFTRRDLIGIVPKVQVPP, from the coding sequence ATGGACGTTCAGGCAGCAACGGCAGCCTCCCTCTTCACTCTCTCAGGCACCAGCGCCGTTGTTACCGGTGACCCCAACTTCAACGGCACCTACGACACCTTGAGCCTGAACCTCAGCCCCGTAGTTCAGACAACCGACACGCCGACGCTGAGCTACGCGCCCAAGACGAGCGGCGTCACGTACTTTGGCTGGACTGCCGAAAACGCGGATCTCCCGACATTTAATCCAGACACCAAGGCCCTGTTGCGAGACCGCGCCGCCGGCAACGCCCTGCCGAAGTTCACGCGCCCCCTTGTCCGCGAGAATGGGACTGACACGACCGCGCCGACCGTGGTGTCGGCCAAAGCGGAGGGCTCGGTGCTGACGCTGAAGTTCACCGAGGACCTGGACCGATCGGCCGCTCCGGACAAGTCCCGCTTCACCCTGACCAAGACGGGGGTTACAGCCCCGACGGTGACCGCCGTGACGTTCGGTAGCGACGACTCGACCGTCCTGAACCTGGCCCTAAGCCGGTTGGTCAGCACCGCCGACGCCGGGACTACCTTGGCTTACACCAAGGGAACCGATTCGAACCCGCTCAAGGATACGGCTGCAACCGCGAACGAGGTCGCGAACTTCTCGGGCCAGTCGATAACGTTCGGCGACACGACGGCACCGACAATTCTCGACCTTGGGGTGATCGGGACGAAGCTGACGATCCAGTTCAGCGAAGAACTGGACACGACGACGGCCCCGGCCGCGTCGCGCTTCACCATGAGCGGGACTCCTGTCACCACCGTGGACGCGGTGGCGTTCAAGGACGGCGACGCTTCGTCCCTGGTGCTGACGATAAGCCCGGCGTTCACCGCAAGCACGGGGGACACGGCCGGCGTGAGCTACACGCCAGGGACGGAAGCGAACCCACTGCGGGATCCCATCGGCAACAAGGTCGCAGCCTTTGGCGAAACCGCGTACAACCTGACCGGTAGACCGAATCTGGCGTCGGCCGTAGTGGACGGGACGTTGCTGACGCTGACCTTCACGGAGGACCTGCGGACGGGGTTGGCGGCACCGGCCGTGGCGGCCTTCACCTTGTCCGGCCCAGCCATTACCAGGAGCGTGACCGCCGCGACGTTCAAGAGCGGCGACGCGAAGTCAGTGGAGTTGACCGTCTCGCCGGCAATCGAAGAAACCGACACCTGGATCACGCTGGAGTACAACCCCTCGTACGCAGTGCGCGCGCTGGCGAACACGGAAAACAAAGGGGTCGAGTGGTTCGAAAGGCGAGTGTTCAACGAGACGGACAATACGGTCCCGACCCTGAGCTTCGGCACGGTCAACGGGACGCTGCTGACATTGACCTTCTCCGAGGATCTCGACACCACGACGGCCCCGGCCGCGTCGCGCTTCACGGTCGTCGGGACTGAGAGTTCCACGACGGTGACTGCCGTGAAGTTCAAGACCGACGACGCGACATCGGTGGAGCTGACGCTTTCCCCGGCAGTGACGAGAAGCGATTCCGTCTTCGTGAGCTACGTCCCAGGGGACGACGCCAATCCGCTGCAGGATGACGCAGCCACACCGAACAAGGTTGCCCAAATCTTGGCCGCGAGGACGCGAAACTTGACGCCGCCGACAGCGTCGATCGCGAGCGACGGGGACGTCACCGCGGGCAGCCCGGCGACGTTCACCCTGACCGTAACGCCCGCGCCTACCTCCGCTATCTCCGTCCTCTACGACGTCACGCAGACCGGCGGCGTCGCGACGCCGGTGCGCAGCCATCTGAGCGTCGAGACCTCGGGTTCGGCGACCGTTTCGGTGCCGACGAATGCCGGCACCACCGGCAGCGTGACCGCGACCGTGGAGGCCGGCAACGACTACACCGTCTCCTCCACGGCCGGCTCGGCCACGGTCAACGTCACCGCCGCCACCACGCCGCCGGATCCGACGCCGGATCCGACGCCGGACCCGACGCCGGACCCGACGCCGCCACCGCCAGGACAAGACCTGGAGCCCGCCGGCGCCACCGCCAGCGGAGCGAGCGTGACGCTGGACTTCGGCCAGAGCCTGGACACAACGTCGGTGCCGGATCCGGGCGACTTCACGGTGACGTCGACGTCACCATCGGTCGCCTCGGCTTCCTCGTCGCCGAACGAGCCCGTTTCCGTCGCGGCCAGCCAGACCGTGGAGCACACCGTGACCGCCGTGCACATCCGTGGCAGCTCGGTGCTGCTGACGGTGTCGCCGCTGATCCGCGCCGGGGACTCGGTCACCGTGACCTACACGAAGGGCGCGATTCCCCTGCGGACGGAGGCGGGAACGGAAGCCGACGACTTCAGCTTCACGATTCCCGGCGGCGCGCGGCCCGCGCCCGCCGCATGCGCGTCCCACGTGACGCCGTACTGGCACGGCACGGGCGGTTTCGCGGTCAGGCCCATCGACGGCAGGTCGGCGATCGTCTCGATCGAGTGCGGCCGCTACCGCCACTCGTTCCGCGAGTATGCCGGCGAGGACGGCCTGATCGTACGGGGGATCGGGCCGGTCTGCGTGGCCGAGGACGGCCGGCCCACCGCGGGCGAGCTGACGTTCGAGGGCATCGACGGGGACGGCTGGCACTGGGTCAACGGCGACCGGAACGTGGCGGTCGCCCCCCTGGTCTGCGACGCGCAACTGAGTCCGCAGTTGCGTCCTCTGGTCCCCGGCGGCGTCACGGCGCGGCCGAGCGGCAACGAGCTCTTCGACTGGAGCATCCTGGGACGACTGCGTGGCACTCTGATGGAGCATGATGCAACCGGGTTCATAGGCATCGTTCCACACCTGAAGGACCTGGAGGGAGAAGGCGAGCACGTCGCACCGTTCTGGAAAGGCGGCGGCGGAATCGTCGGCCGCGCGGCGAACGGCGAATGGGCCGCCGCACACCTGGTCTGCGGCGAGGACGACCCGGAGAGCCTCGCGCTGCGCGCGGGCGAGGATGGCCTCATCGCCGTGCTCGTACCGGGCTGCTTCGACGCCGATGGCGAGGCGGTGCAGGGTCGGCTGGAGACCATCGGGTTGGCGGATGGCGCCTGGTACTGGCTGAAGATCGGCAGGGTGCCCGCAGTGGCGCCGCTGGTTCGACCGCGGCCAGGCGTCAACCTGACCACACCGGTGCTTCCCGCCGGCGTGGAGGCCGAGGAGGGTCCGCTCGGGACCTTGTTCACCCGTCGCGACCTGATCGGCATCGTCCCCAAGGTGCAGGTTCCGCCGTGA
- a CDS encoding type IV secretion system protein: MRRNSCARSGTEASRRPLPLILAVAGILLLTAPPALAQPGTPNVNENNVGQLPQFVDTAINIVLSGAAQNTILGWGNGLARGIALILIVWTGARIALSGTFQAWELIKFILTLSLPVGLLQFYATPFAGGFSFPELITAQGNAITALFGTDILAQGMGTVMALARDHYNIVAEQAGSTNLWNAVTTGGRQVTHVALLAAILGSFVLGMVVVIALALAQVIFAKIAVAVLVTLGPIFIPFMIVPKMDFLFWGWFKAMLQYSLYSAIAAAMIGLWTRIIMGFSRGLSATDFTVQTMTAATGVWLVPVFGVIICAIVSILKIGDIAGMIVGAGSDGAGFVGGAFMAGRIVAAPARVAAAPLKGGLPA; the protein is encoded by the coding sequence TTGCGGCGCAACTCATGCGCACGATCCGGAACTGAAGCGTCCCGCCGACCCCTGCCGCTCATCCTGGCGGTCGCCGGCATCCTCCTCCTGACCGCTCCCCCTGCCCTCGCTCAACCAGGAACGCCCAACGTCAACGAAAACAACGTCGGTCAACTTCCTCAGTTCGTCGACACCGCCATCAACATCGTGCTCTCCGGCGCCGCGCAGAACACGATCCTCGGATGGGGCAACGGCCTCGCCCGCGGCATCGCTCTCATCCTGATCGTCTGGACCGGCGCTCGCATCGCCCTGAGCGGCACCTTCCAGGCGTGGGAGCTCATCAAGTTCATCCTCACTCTCTCCCTCCCTGTGGGCCTGCTCCAGTTCTACGCCACGCCCTTCGCCGGCGGCTTCTCCTTTCCCGAGCTGATCACCGCGCAGGGGAACGCGATCACCGCGCTCTTCGGCACCGACATCCTCGCGCAAGGCATGGGCACCGTCATGGCCCTCGCCAGGGACCACTACAACATCGTCGCCGAGCAGGCCGGTTCCACCAATCTCTGGAACGCGGTCACGACCGGAGGCCGGCAGGTCACCCACGTCGCCCTGCTCGCCGCCATCCTGGGCAGCTTCGTCCTCGGCATGGTGGTGGTGATCGCCCTCGCGCTCGCCCAGGTCATCTTCGCCAAGATCGCCGTCGCCGTCCTCGTCACCCTTGGCCCCATCTTCATCCCCTTCATGATCGTCCCGAAGATGGACTTCCTCTTCTGGGGCTGGTTCAAGGCGATGCTCCAGTACAGCCTCTACAGCGCGATCGCGGCGGCCATGATCGGTCTCTGGACCCGGATCATCATGGGCTTTTCGCGCGGCCTCTCGGCCACGGACTTCACCGTCCAGACCATGACCGCTGCTACCGGCGTCTGGCTCGTCCCCGTCTTCGGCGTCATCATCTGCGCCATCGTCTCCATCCTCAAGATCGGCGACATTGCCGGCATGATCGTCGGCGCCGGCAGCGACGGCGCCGGCTTTGTCGGTGGAGCCTTCATGGCCGGCCGCATCGTTGCCGCTCCCGCCCGGGTCGCCGCGGCGCCGCTCAAGGGAGGCCTTCCGGCATGA
- a CDS encoding helix-turn-helix transcriptional regulator, which produces MNPLDAFERILQSVYRAALDDAHWPAAASLIEEAAGATGNLLAVGEVSGDGSRVRFVQQLYRGEPRPDLTQKYYQLYYRHDEAPPRLRERPSGQLIHVPDLYTEVELRRSVAYNEGWRAARIQNGLITRLDEPDGLHLVWTLGDPLDGGGWQSAQVQLVESLLPHVRQFVRFRQALVAADGLSAGLTGLLDNSRIGVLHLDRGGRVLAANDAAVDILRLHKGLSDCGGALRASLPADDSRLQKLLKRALPVFGSSTPPTGGWMRIQRPRLRSRLELHVHPVDAGSADFGGRRVAALVLVVDPESGPRIDPARVATLLGLSPSEGKVSALLAEGRSVREIAAITGFKETYVRWLLQQTYKKLEISGHGALVGRVLTAYAFPWR; this is translated from the coding sequence GTGAACCCTCTCGATGCCTTCGAGCGGATACTTCAGTCGGTGTACCGGGCCGCACTCGACGACGCCCACTGGCCCGCCGCGGCCTCCCTGATCGAAGAGGCCGCCGGCGCCACGGGCAATCTGTTGGCGGTCGGCGAAGTGTCGGGCGACGGTTCTCGGGTCCGTTTCGTCCAGCAACTCTACCGCGGCGAGCCACGCCCGGACCTGACGCAGAAGTACTATCAGCTCTACTACCGGCACGACGAAGCGCCGCCCCGCCTCAGGGAACGGCCGTCCGGCCAACTGATCCACGTCCCCGACCTGTACACCGAAGTAGAGTTGAGGAGGTCGGTCGCGTACAACGAGGGATGGCGCGCCGCCCGCATTCAGAACGGCCTGATCACGCGCTTGGATGAGCCGGACGGCCTGCACCTCGTCTGGACCCTCGGCGACCCGTTGGACGGTGGCGGTTGGCAGTCCGCTCAGGTCCAGTTGGTCGAGTCCCTGCTGCCGCATGTCCGCCAGTTCGTCCGCTTCCGTCAGGCGCTGGTCGCCGCCGATGGCCTGAGCGCCGGTCTGACCGGTCTTCTCGACAACAGCCGGATCGGCGTCCTGCACCTGGATCGCGGCGGGCGCGTGCTGGCGGCGAACGACGCCGCCGTGGACATCCTGCGCCTCCACAAGGGGCTGTCCGACTGCGGCGGTGCCCTGCGCGCCTCGCTGCCGGCGGACGATAGCCGCCTGCAGAAGCTGCTGAAGCGCGCGCTGCCGGTCTTCGGGAGTTCAACGCCGCCGACCGGCGGCTGGATGAGGATTCAGCGTCCCAGGCTGCGATCGCGGCTGGAGCTTCACGTGCACCCCGTCGATGCCGGGTCGGCGGACTTCGGGGGTCGCCGGGTAGCGGCGCTGGTGCTGGTGGTCGATCCGGAGAGTGGTCCGCGAATCGACCCGGCCCGCGTGGCGACGCTGCTCGGCCTGTCGCCGTCGGAGGGTAAGGTGTCGGCGCTGCTGGCCGAGGGCCGGTCCGTGCGCGAGATCGCCGCGATCACCGGCTTCAAGGAGACCTACGTGCGCTGGCTTCTGCAGCAGACCTACAAGAAGCTGGAAATCTCCGGTCACGGCGCCTTGGTGGGGCGGGTTCTGACCGCATACGCGTTCCCGTGGCGCTGA
- a CDS encoding VirB8/TrbF family protein — MSKPNPGKEFADVWGELVVSNRHFRLATYVLGAVLLLLLIAVVRLSSVELPKPIVIRVDEVGRAEALAYDALEAQADPLDPTTKYFLASFVSDHFSRRTATAQTAWARSLRFLATGLADAAFRRDGQAVAGVAAGLAEQERQVERVALSIRPQPDPPHSAAADFELVILEDGEEVSRERWSVSLQFTFLPEVPPDLLPVNPMGILVTYIQADQVVDF, encoded by the coding sequence ATGAGCAAGCCGAATCCCGGCAAGGAATTCGCCGACGTGTGGGGCGAGCTGGTCGTCTCCAACCGGCACTTCCGCCTGGCCACATACGTCCTTGGGGCCGTCCTTCTCCTCCTCCTGATCGCGGTCGTCCGGCTCTCCAGCGTCGAGCTCCCCAAACCGATCGTGATCCGCGTCGACGAAGTGGGCCGTGCCGAGGCCCTGGCCTACGACGCGCTCGAAGCCCAGGCCGACCCCCTCGATCCGACGACGAAGTACTTCCTGGCCAGCTTCGTCAGTGACCACTTCAGCCGGCGCACGGCCACCGCTCAGACGGCCTGGGCCCGGTCGCTACGCTTCCTGGCCACCGGTCTCGCGGACGCCGCCTTCCGGCGCGACGGCCAGGCCGTCGCCGGCGTCGCGGCCGGCCTCGCCGAACAGGAGCGCCAGGTCGAGCGGGTGGCACTCTCCATCCGACCCCAACCAGACCCGCCTCATAGCGCTGCCGCCGACTTCGAACTCGTCATCCTCGAGGACGGCGAAGAGGTCTCACGCGAGCGCTGGAGCGTTTCCCTCCAGTTCACGTTCCTGCCCGAGGTTCCGCCGGATCTCCTCCCCGTCAACCCGATGGGCATCCTGGTGACCTACATCCAGGCCGACCAGGTCGTCGACTTCTGA